Proteins encoded within one genomic window of Jiangella mangrovi:
- a CDS encoding mandelate racemase/muconate lactonizing enzyme family protein, whose amino-acid sequence MKITSVTAVPIRARRHTPMVATQGSIDVSEFGVVRVDTDEGLTGWGEIAMSWGRVGRALCRDVELTLGPTVNGLDPRDLPRCAAAMEQRLPLPMDGGHAARAGVEMALLDVAGKAAGLPAYQLLGGRARDTVPVAWPIPWGTVEATVAAAEEAVAAGFPTVKLKIGRAGRLDETVVAAVRAAVGDDIAIKVDANMAYRSANQALAALRPLERHGLQLIEQPLPPRDLDELARLRDRLETPLLLDESCWELRDVGEIVRRGAGDVLNVYVTEMGGPAQAVKAFAAGEAAGLVGLLGSQCELGLATAACAHVGVVVSNLAYESDVVGPLRYVRDIVHEPPVIAGGVLVPPDRPGLGVEVDPEAIEAMRC is encoded by the coding sequence ATGAAGATCACGTCGGTCACGGCCGTCCCGATCCGCGCGCGCCGGCACACCCCCATGGTGGCGACGCAGGGCTCGATCGACGTGTCCGAGTTCGGCGTGGTGCGCGTCGACACCGACGAGGGCCTCACCGGCTGGGGCGAGATCGCGATGTCGTGGGGCCGGGTCGGCCGCGCGCTCTGCCGCGACGTCGAGCTGACCCTCGGCCCCACGGTCAACGGGCTCGACCCGCGTGACCTGCCGCGTTGCGCCGCCGCCATGGAGCAGCGGCTGCCGCTGCCGATGGACGGCGGGCACGCGGCCCGGGCCGGCGTCGAGATGGCGCTGCTCGACGTGGCCGGGAAGGCGGCCGGGCTGCCGGCGTACCAGCTGCTCGGCGGCCGCGCCCGCGACACCGTCCCCGTCGCCTGGCCGATCCCCTGGGGCACCGTCGAGGCCACCGTCGCCGCGGCGGAGGAGGCGGTCGCGGCCGGCTTCCCGACAGTGAAGCTCAAGATCGGCCGAGCGGGACGGCTCGACGAGACCGTGGTCGCCGCGGTCCGGGCCGCCGTCGGCGACGACATCGCCATCAAGGTCGACGCGAACATGGCCTACCGCAGCGCGAACCAGGCGCTGGCCGCGCTGCGCCCGCTGGAGCGGCACGGCCTGCAGCTGATCGAGCAGCCGCTGCCGCCGCGCGACCTGGACGAGCTGGCGCGCCTGCGCGACCGGCTCGAGACGCCGCTGCTGCTGGACGAGTCCTGCTGGGAGCTGCGCGACGTCGGCGAGATCGTCCGCCGCGGCGCCGGCGACGTGCTCAACGTGTACGTGACGGAGATGGGCGGGCCGGCGCAGGCGGTCAAGGCGTTCGCCGCGGGCGAGGCCGCCGGCTTGGTCGGCCTGCTCGGCAGCCAGTGCGAACTCGGCCTCGCCACAGCCGCGTGCGCGCACGTCGGCGTCGTCGTGAGCAACCTGGCCTACGAGTCCGACGTCGTCGGGCCGCTGCGCTACGTCCGCGACATCGTCCACGAGCCGCCGGTCATCGCCGGCGGCGTGCTGGTCCCGCCGGACCGCCCCGGCCTCGGGGTCGAGGTCGACCCCGAGGCGATCGAGGCGATGCGGTGCTGA
- a CDS encoding aspartate aminotransferase family protein codes for MTNPTVAVGARTPLRRGAELAARASRVLPAGVSSDARRGLPEPVYVDHALGAHLTDVDGNDYVDYVLGQGPMILGHSAPEVVEAVTRQVARGQAYAGQHALEIEAAELVQAMVPGAELVRFNTVGSEAVIGAWRLARGLTGRQKILKFEGHYHGWLDAALWSLHPPVDAAGPREAPLPVAGSGGQQVSAAGDIVLAPWNDLDAFSAVLAEHRDDIAAVVMEPLLCNTGCIAPAPGFLEAVRKLTSAAGALLVFDEVITGFRLARGGAQEWFGVVPDLAVFGKAIAGGLPVAAIAGRAEVMDQITAGSVGHAGTFNSNPVGMAAAVATLGRLHRDGDELYPSLRATGQRLMSGLRSAAASAGVPMLVDGPGPVFQTYLTSADAVNDYRDFAATDRAGMARLHAELLRRGVNIVPRGLWFLSAAHTDDDVDRTVEIVADILRTW; via the coding sequence ATGACCAACCCGACCGTCGCCGTGGGCGCCCGCACACCGCTGCGGCGCGGCGCCGAGCTGGCCGCCCGGGCGAGCCGGGTGCTGCCCGCCGGCGTGTCCAGCGACGCCCGGCGCGGCCTGCCCGAGCCGGTGTACGTCGACCACGCTCTCGGGGCGCACCTGACCGACGTCGACGGCAACGACTACGTCGACTACGTGCTCGGCCAGGGCCCGATGATCCTCGGCCACAGCGCGCCCGAGGTGGTCGAGGCCGTGACCCGCCAGGTGGCGCGCGGCCAGGCCTACGCCGGCCAGCACGCCCTCGAGATCGAGGCGGCCGAGCTGGTCCAGGCGATGGTGCCGGGCGCGGAGCTGGTCCGGTTCAACACGGTCGGCTCCGAGGCGGTCATCGGCGCGTGGCGGCTGGCCCGCGGACTGACCGGGCGGCAGAAGATCCTCAAGTTCGAGGGGCACTACCACGGCTGGCTCGACGCCGCGCTGTGGAGCCTGCACCCGCCGGTGGACGCCGCGGGCCCGCGTGAGGCGCCGCTGCCGGTCGCGGGCAGCGGCGGGCAGCAGGTCAGCGCCGCCGGCGACATCGTCCTGGCGCCCTGGAACGACCTCGACGCGTTCAGCGCCGTCCTCGCCGAGCACCGCGACGACATCGCCGCCGTCGTCATGGAGCCGCTGCTGTGCAACACCGGCTGCATCGCGCCGGCGCCGGGCTTCCTCGAGGCGGTGCGGAAACTGACCTCGGCGGCCGGCGCCCTGCTGGTGTTCGACGAGGTCATCACCGGTTTCCGGCTGGCCCGCGGCGGAGCGCAGGAGTGGTTCGGCGTCGTGCCCGACCTCGCGGTGTTCGGCAAGGCGATCGCCGGCGGCCTGCCGGTGGCCGCGATCGCCGGGCGCGCCGAGGTCATGGACCAGATCACCGCCGGGTCGGTGGGCCACGCCGGGACGTTCAACAGCAACCCCGTCGGCATGGCCGCGGCGGTCGCCACGCTGGGCCGGCTGCACCGCGACGGCGACGAGCTCTACCCGTCGCTGCGGGCGACGGGGCAGCGCCTGATGTCCGGGCTGCGCTCGGCGGCGGCGTCGGCCGGGGTGCCGATGCTGGTCGACGGCCCCGGCCCGGTCTTCCAGACCTACCTGACCTCGGCGGACGCCGTGAACGACTACCGCGACTTCGCCGCCACCGACCGCGCCGGCATGGCCCGCCTGCACGCCGAGCTGCTCCGGCGCGGCGTCAACATCGTGCCGCGCGGCCTCTGGTTCCTCTCCGCCGCCCACACCGACGACGACGTCGACCGCACCGTCGAGATCGTCGCCGACATCCTCCGCACCTGGTAA
- a CDS encoding Gfo/Idh/MocA family oxidoreductase, translating to MDQLGIGIVGTGIMARQHAAVLAAYHRSRVAGWTSRDPGSARTAGLDEFGPAPVHGSLTDLLADDGVGAVLVATPDHAHAEAALAAVEAGRSVLIEKPLATTVDDARRIRDAARSAGVTVMTLYNHRWVPAYWQAHERAADGALGRPVLAYARKNDTLFVPTEMLDWADRTTPSFFLSGHDLDLILWCFEDHVVEVYATAVHGVLRDRGIDTPDAVQAQLRLSGGAVVTLEACWIYPDTFPTMTDSFLELVFSDAVIHLDRKHEQIEIATHDAYAYPRNQLAGRVGGKPSGSIAGAVQHFVDAVLDGHPPIVSIDSSVHVTEVLAAIDRSWRSGRPVDLTVETD from the coding sequence GTGGACCAGCTCGGCATCGGCATCGTCGGGACGGGCATCATGGCCCGCCAGCACGCCGCCGTGCTCGCCGCCTACCACCGCAGCCGCGTCGCGGGCTGGACCAGCCGCGACCCCGGCAGCGCCAGAACCGCCGGGCTGGACGAGTTCGGCCCGGCGCCGGTGCACGGCAGCCTCACCGACCTGCTCGCCGACGACGGCGTGGGGGCGGTCCTCGTCGCCACCCCGGACCACGCGCACGCCGAGGCCGCCCTGGCCGCCGTCGAGGCCGGCCGGTCCGTCCTGATCGAGAAGCCGCTGGCGACCACCGTCGACGACGCCCGGCGCATCCGGGACGCGGCGCGATCCGCCGGGGTCACCGTGATGACGCTCTACAACCACCGCTGGGTGCCGGCCTACTGGCAGGCGCACGAGCGGGCGGCAGACGGCGCGCTCGGCCGGCCGGTGCTGGCCTACGCGCGCAAGAACGACACCCTCTTCGTCCCCACCGAGATGCTGGACTGGGCGGACCGGACGACGCCGTCGTTCTTCCTGTCCGGGCACGACCTCGACCTGATCCTGTGGTGCTTCGAGGACCACGTGGTCGAGGTCTACGCGACCGCGGTGCACGGCGTGCTCCGCGACCGCGGCATCGACACCCCCGACGCCGTCCAGGCCCAGCTCCGGCTGTCCGGCGGCGCCGTCGTCACCCTCGAGGCCTGCTGGATCTACCCCGACACGTTCCCCACCATGACGGACTCCTTCCTCGAGCTCGTGTTCAGCGACGCGGTGATCCACCTCGACCGCAAGCACGAGCAGATCGAGATCGCGACCCACGACGCGTACGCCTACCCGCGCAACCAGCTGGCGGGGCGGGTGGGCGGCAAGCCGTCGGGCTCGATCGCCGGCGCCGTCCAACACTTCGTCGACGCCGTGCTGGACGGCCACCCGCCGATCGTGTCGATCGACAGCTCGGTGCACGTCACCGAGGTCCTCGCCGCCATCGACCGGTCCTGGCGCTCCGGCCGGCCGGTCGACCTGACCGTGGAGACAGACTGA
- a CDS encoding ABC transporter substrate-binding protein, whose translation MNRRSILRGTAVATAVMLSLTACITGSDSGDEPETENTGDATGAAGEEPAELTGDLEVVSFYPEGSPDHERLTGLAEEFESRHPGVTVTLTFGGGQDTPQIEARWRAGDPPEVNYGFMDAAAPDGGPWVAGGQVMSLDDVMQEPLEGYDGTWEDAILPGVRPLISVGDEIYGAPESVTTLQFFYNAAIFEEQGIEPPQTFDDLVAAADTLKAAGIAPFTVTGTFLPYLQMYWDYLALRHIGLDGLQQAIAGETELATLPGAAEAAADLERLTTGGYFLDGFRGVDFTSAQMSFFQGDAAMILMGSWLIGEMAAAIPADFQVGTFPFPAVDGGSGDQEGLFGGTNAQVVAQDAENTDAAVAWLQFIAEPENQSAYVEGTGGISAYTGVAAPEGFEDVTAMLEEGAAFAPSYMGLLALSQEVQTAYQQPIAQLFFGEIDGAQMLTAMSDGLLAAAG comes from the coding sequence ATGAACCGACGATCCATCCTGCGCGGCACCGCCGTCGCGACCGCCGTCATGCTCAGCCTGACGGCGTGCATCACCGGCTCGGACTCCGGCGACGAGCCGGAGACGGAGAACACCGGCGACGCCACCGGCGCGGCCGGCGAGGAGCCGGCGGAGCTCACCGGCGACCTCGAGGTGGTCAGCTTCTACCCCGAGGGCTCCCCCGACCACGAGCGGCTCACCGGCCTGGCCGAGGAGTTCGAGTCGCGGCACCCCGGCGTCACCGTCACGCTGACGTTCGGCGGCGGCCAGGACACCCCGCAGATCGAGGCGCGCTGGCGCGCCGGCGACCCGCCCGAGGTCAACTACGGCTTCATGGACGCCGCGGCGCCCGACGGCGGCCCCTGGGTCGCGGGCGGCCAGGTCATGTCGCTCGACGACGTCATGCAGGAGCCGCTCGAGGGCTACGACGGCACTTGGGAGGACGCGATCCTGCCCGGCGTCCGCCCGCTGATCAGCGTCGGCGACGAGATCTACGGCGCGCCGGAGTCGGTGACCACGCTGCAGTTCTTCTACAACGCGGCGATCTTCGAGGAGCAGGGCATCGAGCCCCCGCAGACCTTCGACGACCTCGTCGCGGCGGCCGACACGCTGAAGGCGGCCGGCATCGCGCCGTTCACCGTCACGGGCACGTTCCTGCCGTACCTGCAGATGTACTGGGACTATCTGGCGCTGCGCCACATCGGCCTCGACGGGCTGCAGCAGGCCATCGCCGGCGAGACGGAGCTGGCCACGCTGCCCGGCGCCGCCGAGGCCGCGGCCGACCTCGAGCGGCTGACGACCGGCGGGTACTTCCTCGACGGCTTCCGCGGCGTCGACTTCACCTCGGCGCAGATGTCGTTCTTCCAGGGCGACGCCGCGATGATCCTCATGGGCTCCTGGCTGATCGGTGAGATGGCGGCCGCGATCCCGGCGGACTTCCAGGTCGGCACGTTCCCGTTCCCGGCAGTCGACGGCGGCAGCGGCGACCAGGAGGGGCTCTTCGGCGGCACCAACGCGCAGGTCGTCGCGCAGGACGCCGAGAACACCGACGCGGCCGTGGCCTGGCTGCAGTTCATCGCCGAGCCCGAGAACCAGTCGGCCTACGTCGAGGGCACCGGCGGCATCTCCGCCTACACCGGCGTCGCGGCGCCCGAGGGCTTCGAGGACGTCACCGCCATGCTCGAGGAGGGCGCGGCGTTCGCGCCGTCGTACATGGGTCTGCTGGCACTCAGCCAGGAGGTCCAGACGGCCTACCAGCAGCCGATCGCCCAGCTGTTCTTCGGCGAGATCGACGGCGCGCAGATGCTGACGGCGATGTCCGACGGCCTGCTGGCCGCCGCGGGCTGA
- a CDS encoding ABC transporter permease subunit, with the protein MPRSRPNLLERQRRRLVVPFLLPALVLYGLFMLYPAFTTFYVALTKWDGVSAPEWVGAGNFSRLADDPLFTSTITNTIVFTVLGALVLFPGAMFFGYVTQRLKFGRLYRFLILAPVALSVTTAALLWKFLVDPNFGALQSILRAVGLDSLASIELLGRSSTAMVMVVLATVWHGIGLWMTFFAAAVERVPAEMKESATLDGASSFQVFRFVVWPLMWEVTRTLLVLWMIQGLQTFAFIIAMTNGGPLRATEVIGTYLYKVAFASSEFGYGAAIAVVLFAAILVLTLLSQRLTRRESEQY; encoded by the coding sequence GTGCCACGCAGCCGGCCCAACCTGCTCGAACGGCAGCGACGCCGGCTCGTGGTGCCGTTCCTCCTGCCCGCCCTGGTGCTCTACGGGTTGTTCATGCTCTACCCGGCGTTCACCACCTTCTACGTCGCGCTGACGAAGTGGGACGGGGTGTCCGCGCCGGAGTGGGTCGGGGCCGGCAACTTCAGCCGGCTCGCCGACGACCCGCTGTTCACCAGCACCATCACCAACACGATCGTCTTCACCGTGCTCGGCGCGCTGGTGCTCTTCCCCGGCGCGATGTTCTTCGGCTATGTGACGCAGCGGCTGAAGTTCGGGCGGCTCTACCGCTTCCTCATCCTGGCGCCGGTCGCGCTGTCGGTGACGACCGCCGCGCTGCTGTGGAAGTTCCTGGTCGACCCGAACTTCGGCGCGCTGCAGAGCATCCTGCGCGCCGTCGGGCTGGACTCGTTGGCCTCGATCGAGCTGCTCGGCCGGTCGTCCACCGCCATGGTCATGGTCGTGCTGGCCACCGTCTGGCACGGCATCGGGCTCTGGATGACGTTCTTCGCCGCCGCGGTCGAACGGGTGCCGGCGGAGATGAAGGAGTCGGCGACGCTCGACGGCGCCAGCTCGTTCCAGGTGTTCCGGTTCGTCGTCTGGCCACTGATGTGGGAGGTCACCCGCACGCTGCTGGTGCTCTGGATGATCCAGGGACTCCAGACGTTCGCGTTCATCATCGCGATGACCAACGGCGGCCCGCTGCGCGCCACCGAGGTCATCGGGACCTACCTGTACAAGGTCGCGTTCGCGTCGTCGGAGTTCGGCTACGGCGCCGCGATCGCCGTCGTGCTGTTCGCCGCGATCCTCGTGCTGACCCTGCTCTCCCAGCGACTCACCCGGCGCGAAAGCGAGCAGTACTGA
- a CDS encoding carbohydrate ABC transporter permease, with translation MTTPTTTPPAAAVTPSPPAPPHPSRPRKPVRPGRVLTHLALASYCLTSVSAFVWCVMVSLKTNPEFFSTSPWSLPSDPQFGNYAEAWSSAQISRFFVNSLYVTVASVGISLLFSVMAAYVLARVDFPGRTAVRMVFLSGLMMPAFLVIVPLYFLLRNLGLLGSLHGLILVYIATQIPFSIYLLQSFFQSLPKELEEAACVDGASPTRTFFSVVLPQVSPAVASVALLNTLTIWNEFFFALVFLTDPQQQTIPVGVLGLSVNAQYSANWVQLFAGLVITMIPMLVLFAFAQERIARGVSVGALKG, from the coding sequence ATGACGACCCCGACCACCACCCCGCCGGCCGCCGCCGTCACGCCGTCGCCGCCGGCGCCGCCGCACCCGTCGCGGCCGCGCAAGCCGGTCCGTCCCGGCCGCGTCCTGACCCACCTGGCGCTCGCGTCGTACTGCCTGACCTCGGTCAGCGCGTTCGTCTGGTGCGTCATGGTGTCGCTGAAGACGAACCCCGAGTTCTTCTCCACCAGCCCCTGGTCACTGCCGTCGGACCCGCAGTTCGGCAACTACGCCGAGGCGTGGAGCAGCGCCCAGATCAGCCGGTTCTTCGTCAACAGCCTCTACGTGACCGTGGCCAGCGTCGGCATCAGCCTGCTGTTCTCGGTGATGGCGGCGTACGTGCTGGCCCGGGTCGACTTCCCGGGCCGGACGGCGGTCCGGATGGTCTTCCTCAGCGGGCTGATGATGCCCGCGTTCCTGGTGATCGTGCCGCTGTACTTCCTGCTGCGCAACCTCGGCCTGCTCGGCTCGCTGCACGGCCTGATCCTGGTCTACATCGCCACCCAGATCCCGTTCAGCATCTACCTGCTGCAGAGTTTCTTCCAGTCGCTGCCGAAGGAGCTCGAGGAGGCCGCCTGCGTCGACGGCGCCTCGCCCACGCGCACGTTCTTCTCCGTCGTGCTGCCGCAGGTCTCCCCCGCCGTCGCCAGCGTGGCGCTGCTCAACACGCTGACCATCTGGAACGAGTTCTTCTTCGCGCTGGTGTTCCTCACCGACCCGCAACAGCAGACGATCCCCGTCGGCGTCCTGGGGCTGTCGGTGAACGCGCAGTACAGCGCGAACTGGGTGCAACTGTTCGCGGGCCTGGTGATCACCATGATCCCGATGCTCGTGCTCTTCGCCTTCGCGCAGGAACGCATCGCGCGGGGTGTCAGTGTCGGAGCGCTGAAGGGCTGA
- a CDS encoding amidohydrolase family protein, producing the protein MTGGSMRVDANVVVGPWPSDASASWTVDDVERHLDRFGLSAALVRSALAVTYDAALGNAALLADVEGHPRLLPSFVLGPLDCGEHGADPVAGAKAIWLLPARHGWSLTGPEAGSLQDVLRRAGLPVFIDLEETDWSAIDALCAALPSVDVVVAGIGYRTLRQAFPVMDRRPRLHVDLSYLAALDGLELFVSRYGASRVLLGTGAPVRDDAAPLFLLSHSGLSTADQAMVVGGTAARLLGLAADPVPDPVGESTLSVPALRVGTLPTGRGPNTAEPQADAVVDEQPDIVDAHVHLGRWPSSWLPHPDADTLLTAYDRTGTRHAVISHLSSIWGGDTPAGNAAALAAAEAHPDRLSVWLVANPNRPQDAALLAEQLQSPLVRGFKVHPDTHDCPIDDARLDWVWRLAVEASVPVLAHGFAGTVHSDPLLFGAVAARYPSLPLIVGHSGATVDGFRRTIAVAQEHPSILAETCGSWMTGRWLRRLVSELGADRVLHGTDACLIDPRYGVGRVLGAGLSAAAQALVLGGNARRVLGLSARSPSPLAGGH; encoded by the coding sequence ATGACCGGGGGTTCGATGCGGGTCGATGCGAACGTCGTGGTCGGCCCGTGGCCGTCGGACGCGTCTGCGTCGTGGACGGTCGACGACGTCGAGCGGCATCTGGACCGGTTCGGGCTGTCGGCTGCGCTCGTGCGGTCCGCGCTGGCGGTGACGTACGACGCTGCCTTGGGCAACGCTGCGTTGCTGGCCGACGTCGAGGGGCACCCGCGGCTGCTGCCGTCGTTCGTGCTGGGGCCGCTGGACTGCGGTGAGCACGGCGCCGACCCCGTTGCCGGCGCGAAGGCGATCTGGCTGCTGCCCGCGCGGCACGGCTGGAGCCTCACTGGACCGGAGGCCGGTTCGCTGCAAGACGTGCTGCGGCGAGCCGGTCTCCCTGTGTTCATCGACCTCGAGGAGACCGACTGGTCGGCGATCGACGCCCTGTGCGCCGCGTTGCCGTCCGTCGACGTCGTCGTCGCCGGGATCGGGTACCGGACGCTGCGGCAGGCGTTCCCCGTCATGGACCGGCGCCCTCGCCTGCACGTCGACCTCTCCTACCTCGCGGCGCTGGACGGGCTCGAGCTGTTCGTGTCGCGGTACGGGGCCTCGCGGGTGCTGCTGGGCACGGGGGCGCCGGTCCGCGACGACGCCGCGCCGCTGTTCCTGCTCTCGCACTCAGGACTGTCGACCGCCGACCAGGCGATGGTCGTCGGCGGCACCGCCGCCCGCCTCCTCGGTCTCGCCGCGGATCCGGTCCCGGATCCGGTCGGCGAAAGCACGTTGTCGGTCCCCGCCCTTAGGGTGGGGACCCTCCCGACCGGGCGGGGACCGAACACCGCGGAACCGCAGGCTGACGCCGTCGTCGATGAGCAGCCGGACATCGTCGACGCGCACGTCCACCTGGGTCGCTGGCCGTCGTCCTGGCTGCCGCACCCCGACGCCGACACGCTGCTGACCGCGTACGACCGCACCGGGACCCGGCACGCCGTCATCTCGCACCTGTCCTCGATCTGGGGCGGCGACACCCCGGCCGGCAACGCCGCCGCGCTGGCCGCCGCCGAGGCGCACCCGGACCGGCTCTCCGTGTGGCTGGTCGCGAACCCGAACCGGCCGCAGGACGCCGCGCTCCTGGCGGAGCAACTGCAATCGCCGCTGGTCCGCGGGTTCAAGGTGCACCCCGACACGCACGACTGCCCCATCGACGACGCCCGGCTGGACTGGGTCTGGCGGCTCGCGGTGGAGGCGTCGGTGCCGGTGCTGGCGCATGGCTTCGCCGGGACGGTGCACAGCGACCCGCTGCTGTTCGGCGCGGTGGCCGCCCGCTACCCGTCGCTACCGCTGATCGTCGGCCACTCCGGCGCGACCGTCGACGGCTTCCGCCGCACCATCGCCGTCGCCCAGGAGCACCCGTCGATCCTGGCCGAGACCTGCGGTTCGTGGATGACCGGCCGGTGGCTGCGCCGGCTGGTCTCGGAACTCGGGGCGGACCGGGTGCTGCACGGCACGGACGCCTGCCTCATCGACCCGCGGTACGGCGTCGGGCGCGTGCTCGGCGCCGGCCTCTCCGCCGCCGCCCAGGCGCTCGTGCTCGGCGGCAACGCCCGCCGGGTCCTCGGCCTGTCGGCCCGCTCCCCCTCACCGCTCGCAGGAGGTCACTGA
- a CDS encoding fumarylacetoacetate hydrolase family protein: MFLCRIRTDAGTVPAVRLDDETLLDLSPLGGDDLVELLQTPDLEAKVAALAASAAGVRIPVASARFDVPVARPQKIVCVALNYVAHAEEGAQAVPTEPVIFFKPPSSLLPHGETVRCPARSERLDFEVELAVVIGRRSRDVAVADWRDAVLGYTVLNDMTARDLQLVAIEKNQPWDHSKGFDTFAPCGPYLVTADEIADPGSLDLSLTTDGVVRQSSNTRYMVFGVPELISVISAGITLEPGDIIATGTPSGIGKVDDGGTMVATVEGVGSLVNTAAYERATVGAPV, encoded by the coding sequence ATGTTCCTCTGCCGTATCCGCACCGACGCCGGCACCGTCCCCGCCGTCCGGCTCGACGACGAGACGCTGCTCGACCTGTCGCCGCTCGGTGGTGACGACCTCGTGGAGCTGCTGCAGACCCCCGACCTCGAGGCGAAGGTGGCCGCACTGGCGGCTTCCGCTGCCGGGGTGCGGATTCCGGTCGCGTCGGCGCGGTTCGACGTGCCCGTCGCCCGCCCGCAGAAGATCGTCTGCGTCGCCCTCAACTACGTCGCCCACGCCGAGGAGGGCGCCCAGGCCGTGCCCACCGAGCCGGTCATCTTCTTCAAGCCGCCGTCGTCGCTGCTCCCCCACGGCGAGACGGTCCGCTGCCCGGCGCGCTCCGAGCGGCTGGACTTCGAGGTGGAGCTCGCGGTCGTGATCGGGCGCCGTTCCCGGGACGTCGCCGTCGCCGACTGGCGGGACGCCGTGCTCGGCTACACCGTCCTCAACGACATGACGGCGCGCGACCTGCAGCTCGTGGCGATCGAGAAGAACCAGCCGTGGGACCACAGCAAGGGCTTCGACACGTTCGCCCCCTGCGGCCCGTACCTGGTGACGGCGGACGAGATCGCCGACCCGGGGTCGTTGGACCTGTCGCTCACGACCGACGGCGTCGTGCGGCAGTCGTCGAACACGCGGTACATGGTGTTCGGCGTGCCCGAGCTGATCTCGGTGATCTCGGCCGGCATCACCCTCGAGCCGGGCGACATCATCGCCACCGGCACCCCGTCGGGCATCGGCAAGGTCGACGACGGCGGCACCATGGTCGCGACGGTCGAGGGCGTGGGCTCGCTGGTGAACACCGCGGCGTACGAACGCGCGACCGTGGGGGCACCGGTCTGA
- a CDS encoding carbon-nitrogen hydrolase family protein yields the protein MAVTVACAQVAPVLGDVPANLAAISSSAREAAAGGASLVVLPECAVTGYPFSRSDAEAVASPADGPVAEELGTVAASLGVHLAAGHIESSGADLYDALSLFGPDGSRLATYRKAHLFSTERSVYAAGPGPLVVDTAIGRLGLTVCYDLIFPEYVRALVDAGATMIVNATNWITDPWQTGMGWDGSMVRSLARVRALENGVPVVMSCLAGAGGGFTSIGHSTIASASGRVLASLGSEEGVTTAQLETDDEDTRRWSSIATYRADRRPDLYG from the coding sequence ATGGCCGTGACGGTCGCCTGCGCCCAGGTCGCACCGGTCCTGGGCGACGTGCCCGCCAACCTGGCCGCAATCTCGTCGTCGGCACGTGAAGCCGCGGCGGGCGGCGCATCGCTGGTCGTCCTTCCGGAGTGCGCGGTGACCGGCTATCCCTTCTCCCGCTCCGACGCCGAAGCCGTGGCGTCACCGGCCGATGGCCCGGTCGCTGAGGAGTTGGGGACGGTGGCCGCCTCACTCGGGGTGCATCTCGCGGCCGGCCACATCGAGTCGTCCGGCGCCGACCTGTACGACGCGCTGTCGCTGTTCGGCCCGGACGGCTCGCGGCTCGCGACGTACCGGAAGGCGCACCTGTTCAGCACCGAGCGCTCGGTCTACGCCGCCGGGCCCGGTCCTCTGGTCGTCGACACCGCGATCGGGCGGCTGGGGCTGACGGTCTGCTACGACCTGATCTTCCCCGAGTACGTCCGCGCGCTGGTCGACGCCGGCGCCACGATGATCGTGAACGCGACCAACTGGATCACCGATCCGTGGCAGACCGGCATGGGCTGGGACGGGTCGATGGTGCGGTCGCTGGCGCGGGTGCGAGCGCTGGAGAACGGCGTGCCGGTGGTGATGTCCTGCCTGGCGGGTGCCGGTGGCGGCTTCACCAGCATCGGCCACTCGACCATCGCCTCGGCCTCCGGCCGAGTCCTTGCATCGCTCGGGTCTGAGGAAGGCGTGACCACCGCCCAGCTCGAGACGGACGACGAGGACACCCGCCGCTGGTCGAGCATCGCCACCTACCGCGCCGACCGCCGCCCCGATCTCTATGGTTGA